A stretch of Myroides oncorhynchi DNA encodes these proteins:
- a CDS encoding tetratricopeptide repeat-containing sensor histidine kinase: MNCTNRVDQRKDKIASLSEFVKSYNRFNSTHQDKADADSVGKIILTLKNTQESRDLLCRYILLTNADKKYINELFIKSRKKEDKKNEAHAYFLVGKRHAQNFQIDSTYYNYTKAEFLFKSIQDSVNLQEIYTHKAIVLLNNSIFIEGQEQILKAMSINKHHKDARIEYSESVIMANSLVGLDQLPEALDELDRALTLLTNPEISKFFLPDAIRLNKITIYYNIAEVYIKQGEYKQAKDLIHGVIDNYVNEGTVIDDMMLAHLLYNLAKVDIKSNNYKDVETNLTKAINIQLKNKNLQDYQTYRVLLGEFYYLTQRDSEAIGLLDDVILYAKEQSSLTLEREALSILLKFRKENYQNNFIRYEKINKHILNDNNIIKNTFARLSFEADNLQRANQNLQNQKELLTKVGGIVFFVAIIIFFILLFRQKSKEVSLVKLLQIDTEKYYNSIMNVQNELAEARHLERKEIAKELHEGVLNRLFVTRFLLMQVNKDSVEDHKSSLINEVKQVEHYIRGVSHALANDEEFKINEFDQLLGDLIAIQNRCESTEFNLHIEKGICFVRLSNKYKVHIYRIVQECLQNVHKHAEATQCNVLFVIKSKTSFEVIIKDNGIGFNTDIVRKGIGFANIKDRILFMKSKLHIVSSGLTGTKVFFLIQTKDIKEN, encoded by the coding sequence TTGAATTGTACTAACAGAGTAGACCAGAGAAAAGACAAAATAGCAAGCCTTAGTGAGTTTGTCAAAAGTTATAACCGTTTTAATTCTACTCATCAGGATAAGGCTGATGCGGATTCGGTAGGTAAGATAATCCTGACACTTAAGAATACTCAAGAGAGTAGGGATTTGTTGTGCAGATATATTTTGTTAACTAATGCAGATAAGAAGTATATAAATGAATTATTTATAAAATCTAGAAAAAAAGAGGATAAGAAGAACGAAGCTCATGCTTATTTTTTAGTAGGTAAACGGCATGCTCAAAATTTCCAAATAGATAGTACTTACTATAATTATACAAAAGCTGAGTTTTTATTTAAGTCGATTCAAGATTCTGTAAACTTACAAGAGATATACACCCATAAGGCGATAGTTCTTTTGAATAATAGTATTTTTATAGAAGGACAAGAGCAGATTTTAAAAGCAATGAGTATTAATAAGCATCATAAAGATGCTCGAATTGAATATTCAGAATCTGTAATTATGGCAAATTCTTTAGTAGGACTTGATCAATTGCCTGAAGCTTTAGATGAATTAGATCGTGCTTTGACACTTTTAACAAATCCAGAGATATCTAAATTCTTTTTGCCTGATGCTATTCGATTGAATAAAATTACTATTTATTATAATATAGCAGAGGTATATATCAAGCAGGGTGAATATAAGCAAGCTAAAGACTTAATTCATGGTGTAATTGATAATTATGTAAATGAAGGAACTGTAATTGATGATATGATGTTAGCACATTTACTTTATAATTTGGCTAAAGTCGATATTAAAAGTAATAACTATAAAGATGTAGAAACAAACCTGACTAAGGCAATTAACATACAGTTGAAGAATAAGAATCTACAAGATTATCAAACATATAGAGTCTTATTGGGAGAGTTTTATTATTTGACGCAACGAGATAGTGAAGCGATAGGATTATTGGATGACGTAATTCTTTATGCTAAAGAGCAGAGTAGTTTGACTCTAGAACGAGAAGCACTGTCTATATTATTGAAGTTTCGAAAAGAAAATTACCAAAATAACTTTATAAGATATGAAAAGATCAACAAACATATTCTAAACGATAATAATATTATTAAAAACACTTTTGCTAGATTGAGTTTTGAAGCAGATAACCTACAACGGGCTAATCAGAACCTGCAAAATCAGAAAGAATTATTAACAAAGGTAGGAGGCATTGTCTTTTTTGTAGCTATTATCATCTTTTTTATCCTTTTGTTTAGACAGAAATCGAAAGAAGTATCGTTAGTTAAATTACTTCAAATAGATACAGAGAAGTATTATAACTCTATTATGAACGTTCAGAATGAACTAGCTGAGGCAAGGCATTTAGAAAGAAAAGAAATAGCAAAAGAGCTTCATGAAGGAGTGTTAAATCGCTTATTTGTTACCCGATTCTTACTTATGCAGGTAAACAAGGATTCAGTGGAGGATCATAAGAGCTCACTGATTAATGAGGTTAAACAAGTAGAACACTATATCAGAGGTGTTTCACATGCCTTGGCAAATGATGAAGAGTTTAAGATTAATGAGTTTGATCAGCTGTTAGGCGACCTAATCGCTATTCAAAACAGATGTGAGTCTACTGAGTTTAATCTTCATATTGAAAAAGGGATTTGCTTTGTTAGGTTGAGCAATAAGTATAAAGTACACATCTATAGAATCGTTCAGGAGTGTTTACAAAATGTACATAAACACGCCGAAGCAACTCAATGTAATGTCTTGTTTGTTATTAAAAGTAAAACGAGTTTTGAGGTTATTATAAAGGATAATGGCATTGGTTTTAACACTGATATTGTCAGAAAGGGAATAGGCTTTGCTAATATCAAGGATAGAATCCTATTTATGAAAAGCAAACTACATATTGTCAGCTCTGGGCTTACTGGAACCAAAGTATTCTTTCTAATCCAAACCAAAGACATAAAGGAAAATTAA
- the creD gene encoding cell envelope integrity protein CreD — protein MIKESQKPMFKGIAIAVLSLMLLITLPFITSLIRERENFQGEVTSEVTSKWGQEQTLYGPFILIEYKERSIDAEGKVLTHRTNYLQVPEKQVITGDIKTQVKKRSLYEVALYNTNLAVQARFPTMDKIIEKLKVTDPADIISTKLIFSISDSKGFTEEILINKVAGQAFELDRDLGVNTNYNFLSYEFDKETFNISEINFPIKLKGSTEINFLASAKDTKVDIKPDYKDIKYVGNYLPDTDEKQTQAVSAKWTIFQPIPINTSLDSLVTLDTYKFGMKFIQINDFYSKVNRATKYALLFIGLTFATFFFMENLKNLSINILHYTLVGLSLCINFVLLLSFAEYVGFSWAYIISASATVLLITSFIYGLSKNLRIAASIFGLLAALYAFLFFLLQLKEAALIVGSIGLFAVIAVLMYFSKRIKFGADKQVEI, from the coding sequence ATGATAAAAGAAAGTCAAAAACCAATGTTTAAGGGAATCGCCATCGCTGTATTATCCCTAATGCTACTAATCACACTACCGTTTATTACTAGCCTTATTCGCGAGAGAGAAAACTTCCAGGGAGAAGTAACCTCTGAGGTAACCTCTAAATGGGGTCAAGAACAAACCCTATATGGTCCCTTTATCCTTATCGAATACAAAGAGCGCTCTATAGATGCGGAAGGAAAAGTGCTAACACATCGCACTAATTACTTACAGGTACCCGAAAAACAAGTTATCACTGGTGATATCAAAACGCAAGTAAAAAAAAGAAGTCTATATGAGGTAGCCCTATACAATACAAACTTAGCTGTACAGGCACGCTTCCCTACTATGGATAAAATAATAGAGAAATTAAAGGTAACTGATCCAGCAGACATTATCAGTACTAAACTTATATTCTCTATATCAGATAGCAAGGGGTTTACTGAGGAGATTTTGATTAATAAGGTAGCGGGTCAGGCTTTTGAACTTGATCGCGACTTAGGTGTAAATACCAACTATAACTTCCTTAGTTACGAGTTTGACAAAGAGACATTTAACATCTCAGAGATCAACTTCCCAATCAAACTAAAAGGTTCTACAGAGATCAATTTCTTAGCCTCGGCTAAAGATACTAAAGTAGATATCAAGCCTGATTATAAGGACATTAAATACGTAGGGAACTATCTTCCCGATACCGATGAGAAACAGACACAGGCTGTGTCTGCAAAGTGGACTATCTTTCAACCTATTCCCATTAATACTTCTCTAGACAGTCTAGTGACATTAGATACATACAAATTTGGTATGAAGTTCATCCAAATAAATGACTTCTACAGCAAGGTAAATCGCGCTACTAAATATGCGCTTTTATTCATTGGACTTACCTTTGCGACGTTCTTCTTTATGGAGAATCTGAAGAACCTAAGCATTAATATACTTCACTATACCTTAGTAGGGTTGTCGCTGTGTATTAACTTTGTATTGTTACTCTCATTTGCAGAATACGTAGGCTTCTCATGGGCATATATTATATCGGCATCTGCAACGGTGCTATTGATTACTTCGTTTATCTATGGACTGAGTAAAAACCTTAGAATAGCAGCCTCTATCTTTGGCTTACTAGCTGCCTTGTACGCATTCCTATTCTTCTTGTTACAATTAAAAGAAGCGGCATTAATTGTAGGAAGTATTGGACTATTCGCTGTTATCGCAGTCTTGATGTATTTCTCTAAACGCATTAAATTCGGTGCAGATAAACAAGTGGAAATCTAA
- a CDS encoding N-acetyltransferase yields the protein MTQITAYTFTTAKDLTQEQSIDYNNQVDQFNVWPAYVLADKVNLKYWPAIYELFADCQFYLLEGEVVVGNGNCIALHLSETELANLPDRGWDWALEKSVLDYNKGLVPNTLCALQIGLNKEYQGKGISNQLISYMKSIALKMSLDAFILPIRPNLKTNFPLIAMDQYIKWTNKEGLPYDAWVRTHVKGGANIVKVCSESMIVKGTVKEWESWTGLTFQSSGEYLLPVLLNPITIDLANDRGIYIEPNVWMQYDLTL from the coding sequence ATGACACAGATTACTGCCTATACTTTCACCACAGCTAAAGATTTGACACAAGAGCAAAGCATAGACTATAATAATCAAGTAGATCAGTTTAATGTCTGGCCTGCTTATGTATTAGCAGATAAAGTGAATCTAAAATATTGGCCTGCTATATATGAGCTGTTTGCAGACTGTCAGTTTTATTTGTTAGAAGGGGAGGTAGTCGTGGGCAATGGGAATTGTATTGCACTGCATCTATCAGAAACAGAGTTGGCTAACCTTCCTGATAGAGGATGGGATTGGGCATTAGAGAAATCTGTATTAGATTATAACAAGGGGCTTGTCCCAAATACACTATGCGCTTTACAGATCGGTTTAAACAAAGAATATCAAGGTAAGGGGATAAGCAATCAACTAATCAGTTATATGAAGAGTATCGCGCTTAAAATGAGTTTAGATGCTTTTATTCTTCCAATACGCCCAAATCTTAAAACCAACTTTCCACTTATTGCGATGGATCAGTATATTAAGTGGACAAATAAAGAGGGCTTACCTTATGATGCTTGGGTACGAACCCACGTTAAGGGAGGAGCTAACATCGTGAAAGTATGTAGTGAATCTATGATTGTCAAAGGAACTGTAAAAGAATGGGAATCGTGGACAGGACTGACCTTTCAGAGTTCAGGAGAATACTTACTTCCTGTGCTTCTTAATCCAATAACAATTGATTTAGCAAATGACCGTGGTATCTATATAGAACCCAATGTATGGATGCAATATGACTTAACTTTATAA
- a CDS encoding winged helix-turn-helix domain-containing protein, whose translation MKFDLEKLNKVFDNRIRVGIMSGLMVNDTLSFKDLKEYLDLTDGNLASHLKNLEESNYITVNKGFIGRKTNTTYAATEQGKLAFQKHLAYLENLINTLK comes from the coding sequence ATGAAATTCGATTTAGAAAAATTAAACAAGGTCTTTGACAATCGCATCCGCGTAGGAATAATGAGCGGGCTGATGGTCAATGATACCCTTTCGTTTAAGGATCTAAAAGAATATCTAGATCTAACAGATGGAAACTTAGCTTCTCATCTTAAGAACTTAGAGGAAAGTAACTACATTACAGTCAACAAAGGATTTATAGGAAGAAAGACCAATACGACTTATGCTGCTACAGAACAAGGTAAACTAGCTTTTCAAAAGCACCTAGCCTATTTAGAAAATTTGATTAATACGTTGAAATAA